A portion of the Cryptomeria japonica chromosome 5, Sugi_1.0, whole genome shotgun sequence genome contains these proteins:
- the LOC131875901 gene encoding uncharacterized protein LOC131875901 yields MEWLQLVNKIEALVVETLNGRTSKFSSKLSEMTYWDEKMRGRWSGLKIPPFLGVSNSNKKELREACKWQVPKIGWAKLNFDGSSHGNLGPIGIGCCLHDDVGRELAKLAKPKGIESNNKAKILALVEGLLLCQNMGISKLTIDGDLAIIINGLRKGFLPNWKLNVILSRALSLLKVFKKTTFNHICREGNSMTDELANAGVDGRFLS; encoded by the coding sequence ATGGAATGGCTCCAACTAGTGAATAAAATTGAGGCCTTAGTAGTAGAAACTCTTAATGGAAGGACATCTAAATTTTCTAGTAAACTTTCTGAGATGACATACTGGGATGAGAAAATGAGAGGCAGATGGTCAGGTCTGAAGATTCCTCCATTTTTAGGAGTGAGCAACTCCAATAAAAAGGAGTTAAGAGAAGCTTGCAAATGGCAGGTCCCAAAAATAGGGTGGGCTAAGCTCAACTTCGATGGATCTTCTCATGGGAATTTGGGTCCTATAGGGATAGGATGTTGTCTGCATGATGATGTTGGTAGGGAATTAGCCAAGTTGGCCAAGCCTAAAGGtattgaatccaataataaagCAAAAATTTTAGCTTTAGTTGAAGGCCTCCTCTTATGTCAAAACATGGGTATTAGTAAGCTTACAATAGACGGGGACTTAGCTATTATTATCAATGGCCTTAGAAAAGGTTTTCTCCCTAATTGGAAACTAAATGTAATTTTATCAAGGGCTCTAAGTCTTCTTAAGGTATTCAAGAAAACAACCTTCAATCATATCTGCAGAGAAGGTAACTCTATGACGGATGAATTAGCCAATGCAGGGGTTGATGGGCGATTTCTAAGTTAA